Below is a genomic region from Argiope bruennichi chromosome 3, qqArgBrue1.1, whole genome shotgun sequence.
GATTTGGAATGTTTTTAGATTTCCAACAGTCTCTTACCTGCCGATATCTCTCTTCATCAGTTgataattctcttattttgttCCAACCTGGATTTATTAAATCTTCCTTTTCTTCttcataataatcataaattatattttgtacatcCTGTTTCAATTCACCACTAGTAGAGACTTTTGAATCTGTTTTCACAGTCTTTTCACTGATGACTTTATCATTGGATGTACTTTCTGTAAATTGCTTTTCTGTATTAGCAACAGAttccttttctttattctttctaatttcattctttttgttcTTGAATACCGCTTCACTTGAAAGTTGATATTCCTCatttagattttgttttaattcaccATTATTGAGTACATCTAGTTCTATTTTCACAGATTTTTCAGTTATGGGTTTATTGATGTTAGCACTCTCTGCAATATGTTTATTTGGAGTTATAATTGCAACCtcttttgagtttttaaatttgttattatttaacgTCATTTTATTTGAAGTCTGAGATCCATTATTTGTTTCAAGTTTTAACTGACAATGACTAGCATCAATATTTTCTGGTAACTCTCTTTTAATATGAATGTCATCAAACTCATTTGGGTTTTCAGACTTTAAATTGGCTGGTTgctctgattttagagttgtcgTGCCATCAATTATAGCAGGTAAATTTTGTTCAGGTTTGTCATTTGTATTTTCACTTGATccgattttattgaatatttgcatttctttttcctGAACTGATTTTGTCACATCCAAATCAGTTTTTGTAGCAATTTGATGATtagatgtaattttttctttaggACAAGAAGCAATATTTGTTTCAAAGATATTATCTGagcatattttgattttgaaaataattttatcagtttcTTTTTCGGATAAGTTAATTTTACCAATAGTTTGTTCATTTTCTTCATCCACTTTAAATTCTTTGGCACATCCTTCAGGAATTTTTTCATCTACTTTAAATTCTTTGGCATACCCTTCAGGAATTTTTTCATCCACTTTAAATTCTTTGGCATATCCTTCATAACTTTTTTCATCCTTCTCATCAACAttggaagatttattttcatgcatttcgttctgattttccatatttatatCATCTTCTAACAAAGAGGTTTCATATTCAGAATCCAAAGATTCTTCACTAAGAATTGAGTCAGTATCTTCTAATAAGGAGATTTCATATTCAGATACAAATGATTCATTTAGTTTGGTATCaagatcagttttattttcaatataattgtcATTTGATGTGCCAACTAAAACAGGCGATTCACAATTTTTGTTATCATCAAGTGGATAAGTTACTTCTGAtggatcaatttttttattgaaaataaaattatcttttttctcaACTTCATTATTAgtatatgcattaattttactatcattttcTTGACTAGCATGGAAAACAATCTCATTTTTACTACTTGTTTCTTCCAGAATTGCATGTGCAGATTCAGATCCATTAGTTTCACTGATTTCTTTGGTTTCATCGGAAGTCACTTTTGGATCACTTTCatcatacaatattaaaatatctccAGAATCATTTATTGTAGATGAACGTTTACCTACTTCATCTTtatcaacatttaaattattgtgagaaataatttgatttgtttcctGGAATTTTGATCTATCAGAACTCAAAGGGTCCTTAATTGTTAAATTTAGATGTTCAGAGTTGCTTTTACTATCATAATTCTGACTcttcgatataaaaaaatttggctCCCAAATAGATGAATTCtctaaatttaagatattttttaatttaagatttgaattatatttatcattatgtttaaattctgattcaaatgaATTGTTATCTTCTACAATTACATTAATCTCATCATGAAAATCTTTATCAttcatattaatgcaatttttattacagCTTGTTGAAAAAGAATCGGAAATTACCATAGTAGATAAAACTAAGTTACTTTCATCTTTGAACTCCATATTATCTTCacagttattctttttattcagtaATTCGTCttgcaattctaattttttatctaaattaactGTCTCTAAGCTAATACCTTCATCatttggcatattttttaaactagacaCCAGTTTATTTGATAGGGGGTATAATGtatgcaaattttgatttttatagttAGGATTACCTATTTtggtgttttcaaaaaattttctaccACAGTTATCACTTTCAATTTTTGTGTCAGTTGTTGAAACAACTGCAATTTTAGGAACATCTAAATTTAACAATTTGCAACACTTGTTGAATTCCTCATCAAATTCGGTTTCACTTTCAGTACCTCGATTTGAGATTTCGTCATTATCAAGATTCTTACACGAgtcattttctaaattaatttcaaaatcatgattttctgatttctttttaaaattacattcattcaCTTCATTTGAGTTCAATTTAAATTGATTACCCAAAATATTGCTTTGgaaaactgaattatatttacaaaatttctttacagaTGATTCGCTCTGTTggtttatttctgcatttaagtcagattttaaaaatcctttttcagagagattattttcaaattcctgttCACCAGACACAATATTAGATACTTCACCAGAATACTTTTCCTTGTTTACAAAATTTGTGGATTCATCCTCATTCCCTATCACcttatagattttatttagacattttgcAGTATTAAATAATTCAGGTTTAAATCTTTTTCTAGCTGGTAATTCAGtttctaaataagttttatcatttGAAAGTTCTGATAAACCATATTTAATCCCACAAGAATtacctttgtatttttttatattagaatcatGGACACCTGCAGTTTGCAGATTTTCAGTTTGGAGAAAAGTCTCAGTCATATCATTAGTTTTATGTTTTGATGTcatattattcaagaaattttgcTCTCTAAAGAATAAAACTCTTATGTGACTGAGATGTAGCTAGTTTTTATCTGGATTTAGAAAATAGTATTTACTTCTGAAAAaggtaatatttgtaaattatcagaaagaaagaaaaatgtgatgAATTCTATTTTGGTTAGCTGATGtcacattaattttcttttctttaatttttttttcggcttaaCACTCAATATTTCCTGTGGTAATATGTCTAATctagaattctttaaatttccagATTTCTGTCAATCAAATGCTTTCAATCCTTGAGCAATACATATGATACAGCATCTTTAATccaatattcttcaaattttcagattctaagataaaagaaaaagaaaaaaattaatgaaaattatcagtgaaccaatgaaaaaaatctattcacttgtagcattaaacatttcatttgatCTGCTCTAAGGTATATGTTAAAGCATGAGCAGTTATGGAAACAAAATAGCTCATTTGATAACAATTATGAATTAACTACGTTtagtattattgttttaaaatcacaaCAGCATATCTCAAGAATATGCATAAGATATATGGAAGCTTATTACTCAGATGTACCTATCACTAacttaaaatcagtaaaaatcaGAAATCcagttttaatgttttcaaacatatatatgaagcattgaaaaaaaattcaaaagctaaacaattttatttcatttaataaaataatgagaaaataaaatcagtaataataaaaatgagataacATGAAAgatacaattttagaaaacatcgacataatttttaaaaagcaacaaaaactaAGGGACAATATTGGTTATTTTCTGATAAGGAAAGTGTTTCATATTATGGAAAATGTAATCTTATGCTTTTTCTATATTGAAAGCAAATGCTTTTACAAAATAGACCACTAGTTTCCATtcaatcctaaaaaaaaaaaaaaaaaaaaaaaatatgaagaaaacctTTGTGAAAATTGGACATTGTGCTTTGACAAGAATGATTCTTAGTATTAttgacttttaatataataatcacTGATACTTAATTGCTTGACAGCAAATAATTACCAAACATGTCATGTTAATTGCTTCCAAAAattaagcatatacaaaaaaaaaaaaaaaaaaaaaaaaagatgttgttAGTCTACTCACTATGTTCAGCAATGATATGTGGCTAAGCAAAAAAATTCACCAATTGCATTAGTTAAGCCAGAAGTTCACAAATAgcaaccaaaata
It encodes:
- the LOC129964299 gene encoding repetitive organellar protein-like, which translates into the protein MTSKHKTNDMTETFLQTENLQTAGVHDSNIKKYKGNSCGIKYGLSELSNDKTYLETELPARKRFKPELFNTAKCLNKIYKVIGNEDESTNFVNKEKYSGEVSNIVSGEQEFENNLSEKGFLKSDLNAEINQQSESSVKKFCKYNSVFQSNILGNQFKLNSNEVNECNFKKKSENHDFEINLENDSCKNLDNDEISNRGTESETEFDEEFNKCCKLLNLDVPKIAVVSTTDTKIESDNCGRKFFENTKIGNPNYKNQNLHTLYPLSNKLVSSLKNMPNDEGISLETVNLDKKLELQDELLNKKNNCEDNMEFKDESNLVLSTMVISDSFSTSCNKNCINMNDKDFHDEINVIVEDNNSFESEFKHNDKYNSNLKLKNILNLENSSIWEPNFFISKSQNYDSKSNSEHLNLTIKDPLSSDRSKFQETNQIISHNNLNVDKDEVGKRSSTINDSGDILILYDESDPKVTSDETKEISETNGSESAHAILEETSSKNEIVFHASQENDSKINAYTNNEVEKKDNFIFNKKIDPSEVTYPLDDNKNCESPVLVGTSNDNYIENKTDLDTKLNESFVSEYEISLLEDTDSILSEESLDSEYETSLLEDDINMENQNEMHENKSSNVDEKDEKSYEGYAKEFKVDEKIPEGYAKEFKVDEKIPEGCAKEFKVDEENEQTIGKINLSEKETDKIIFKIKICSDNIFETNIASCPKEKITSNHQIATKTDLDVTKSVQEKEMQIFNKIGSSENTNDKPEQNLPAIIDGTTTLKSEQPANLKSENPNEFDDIHIKRELPENIDASHCQLKLETNNGSQTSNKMTLNNNKFKNSKEVAIITPNKHIAESANINKPITEKSVKIELDVLNNGELKQNLNEEYQLSSEAVFKNKKNEIRKNKEKESVANTEKQFTESTSNDKVISEKTVKTDSKVSTSGELKQDVQNIIYDYYEEEKEDLINPGWNKIRELSTDEERYRQVRDCWKSKNIPNPFKNLTYYSYRKRKVACSENNNRETKQHKRHASTNLNDKNAKRSRSCTYIFDDRIKSIEKEKEIKAKTLEDKMLNEVSRINELHFQEETVLERFYGYNFDTRRQFQLNSLRRDYEQRVSSVTARYEQKINVCCDKYITEINNLKNSRNEVLQFYSFYKGLNTNEYKDPTVLTNSQIQELEEIENIYNQMDLLYK